A portion of the Limanda limanda chromosome 3, fLimLim1.1, whole genome shotgun sequence genome contains these proteins:
- the kcna4 gene encoding potassium voltage-gated channel subfamily A member 1: MEFAMVGADGGCSSHLPYGYARAREREEGGGGGGEGEGEGEGGGGVPGSASSTSSTSTTSSSSSSSAHLHDNRQHQSRTASSSSSRCSSSASSPASSSSSSSSSLQPAQHQQQEPEQKHRVLLRERRKQRGGRRWRRSRTGLGGDLHHSELDLLGSEEDVMIQEEEEEEAEEEEEEEEKEEEKLSKRSSFLCHMDDEEEETVSITDRRPQSGYGHVYSEFGCCERVVINVSGLKFETQMKTLLQFPDTLLGDPDKRIRYFDPLRNEYFFDRNRPSFDAILYYYQSGGRLKRPVNVPFDIFSEEVKFYELGEEAILKFREDEGFVKEEEKPLPEDEFKRQIWLLFEYPESSTAARGIAVVSVLVIVISIVIFCLETLPEFRDEKEYLQPRGNSTKPDHGFTPFNDPFFIVETVCIIWFSFEIIVRFFACPSKTVFFKNIMNSIDIVSILPYFITLGTDLAQHQDNGQQQAMSFAILRIIRLVRVFRIFKLSRHSKGLQILGHTLRASMRELALLIFFLVIGVILFSSAVFFAEADHAASQFTSIPDAFWWAVVTMTTVGYGDMKPVTVGGKIVGSLCAIAGVLTIALPVPVIVSNFNYFYHRETDNEDPSAAVVVETLPPVCPFFPDFLRKFKGSPSGSSLGDKAEYMEMEEGVTESLCGLDKSPSKGNGTDISRKNSTNSKSIQTDV, encoded by the coding sequence ATGGAGTTCGCCATGGTGGGAGCGGATGGGGGGTGCAGCAGTCACCTGCCGTACGGATATGCTCGGgcaagggagagggaggagggaggaggaggaggtggagaaggagaaggagaaggagaaggaggaggaggtgtacCGGGGTCCGcatcctctacctcctccacctccaccacctcatcctcatcctcctccagcgctcatctccatgacaaccgcCAGCATCAGTCTCgcaccgcctcctcctcctcctctcgctgctcctcctccgcctcctcccctgcctcctcctcctcctcctcctcctcctccttgcagCCAgcacagcaccagcagcaggagccgGAGCAGAAGCACCGGGTCCTCCTCAGAGAGCGCAGGAAGCAGCGCGGCGGCCGCCGGTGGAGACGCAGCCGGACCGGACTCGGCGGAGACCTGCACCACTCGGAGCTGGACCTGCTCGGGTCCGAGGAGGACGTCATgatccaggaggaggaggaggaggaggctgaggaggaagaggaggaggaggagaaggaggaggagaagttgaGCAAGAGGTCGAGCTTCCTGTGCCAcatggatgatgaggaggaggagacggtgtCCATCACGGACCGGAGACCCCAGTCCGGCTACGGGCATGTGTACAGTGAGTTCGGCTGCTGCGAGCGGGTGGTCATCAACGTGTCCGGGCTGAAGTTTGAAACTCAGATGAAGACCCTCCTCCAGTTCCCGGACACGCTCCTGGGGGACCCCGACAAGCGGATCCGCTACTTCGACCCCCTGAGGAACGAGTACTTCTTCGACCGGAACCGCCCCAGCTTCGACGCCATCCTCTACTACTACCAGTCCGGTGGGCGCTTGAAAAGACCCGTGAACGTGCCCTTCGACATCTTCTCCGAGGAGGTGAAGTTCTACGAGCTCGGGGAGGAGGCCATCCTGAAGTTCCGGGAGGATGAGGGCTtcgtgaaggaggaggagaagccgcTGCCGGAGGACGAGTTCAAGAGGCAGATCTGGCTCCTGTTCGAGTACCCGGAGAGCTCCACCGCAGCCCGGGGCATCGCGGTGGTCTCCGTCCTGGTCATCGTCATCTCCATCGTCATCTTCTGCCTGGAGACCCTCCCAGAGTTCAGGGACGAGAAGGAGTACCTGCAGCCCCGGGGGAACTCCACGAAGCCGGACCACGGGTTCACCCCCTTCAACGACCCCTTCTTCATCGTGGAGACGGTCTGCATCATCTGGTTCTCCTTCGAGATCATCGTGCGGTTCTTCGCCTGCCCGAGCAAAACGGTCTTCTTCAAGAACATCATGAACTCCATAGACATCGTGTCCATCTTGCCTTACTTCATCACCCTGGGCACGGACCTGGCGCAGCACCAGGACAACGGGCAGCAGCAGGCCATGAGCTTCGCCATCCTGAGGATCATCCGCCTGGTGAGGGTCTTCCGCATCTTCAAGCTGTCCCGGCACTCCAAGGGTCTCCAGATCCTGGGTCACACCCTGAGGGCCAGCATGCGGGAGCTGGCCCTGCTCATCTTCTTCCTGGTCATCGGGGTCATCCTCTTCTCCAGCGCGGTGTTCTTCGCCGAGGCGGACCACGCAGCCTCCCAGTTCACCAGCATCCCCGACGCCTTCTGGTGGGCCGTGGTCACCATGACAACGGTGGGATACGGGGACATGAAGCCCGTCACCGTGGGGGGGAAGATAGTGGGGTCGCTGTGCGCCATCGCGGGGGTCCTGACCATCGCGCTGCCGGTGCCGGTCATCGTGTCCAACTTCAACTACTTCTACCACCGGGAGACGGACAACGAGGACCCGTCGGCGGCGGTGGTCGTGGAGACCCTGCCCCCGGTGTGTCCCTTCTTCCCGGACTTTCTACGGAAATTCAAGGGGTCGCCCTCGGGGTCGTCGCTGGGGGACAAGGCGGAGTacatggagatggaggagggggtCACGGAGTCGCTGTGCGGCCTGGACAAGAGCCCGAGCAAAGGGAACGGCACCGACATCAGCAGGAAGAACAGCACGAACTCCAAGTCCATTCAGACTGACGTGTGA
- the fshb gene encoding follitropin subunit beta, with protein sequence MQLVVMATVLAAVAGAGRGCSFDCRPTIVRIPVESCGSTEYIDTTVCAGQCHNKDPVYISKEGPEKQSSCNGDWSYEVVHINGCPVPVTYPVARHCNCSKCNPDNTDCGPFLGDVPSCLSSLHSLSVFTLG encoded by the exons ATGCAGCTGGTCGTCATGGCAACAGTGCTGGCGGCAGTGGCAGGGGCGGGGCGGGGCTGCAGCTTCGACTGCCGTCCGACCATCGTTAGGATCCCCGTGGAGAGCTGTGGCAGCACCGAGTACATAGACACCACTGTGTGTGCAGGGCAGTGCCACAACAAG GATCCAGTCTACATCAGCAAAGAAGGTCCTGAGAAGCAGAGCAGCTGTAACGGTGACTGGTCGTACGAGGTGGTGCACATTAACGGATGCCCGGTGCCTGTCACTTACCCGGTGGCCAGACACTGCAACTGCTCCAAGTGTAACCCAGACAACACCGACTGCGGCCCCTTCCTCGGAGACGTCCCCAGCTGTCTGTCCtcccttcactctctctctgtcttcacaCTGGGCTGA